In Spinacia oleracea cultivar Varoflay chromosome 5, BTI_SOV_V1, whole genome shotgun sequence, a single window of DNA contains:
- the LOC110799355 gene encoding glutathione S-transferase U9, with protein sequence MEGEKSVKLHGMWASPYVLSVILALKIKGIEFEYIEENLFNKSELLLKYNPVHKKVPILVHNGLPISESTIILEYIDETWTDPPHLLPKDPYLRAKHQFWAAYLQQVSEMLGKTLTEGEATDEFLNEYTKKMDVAEEFIKADMFPNENYPSFQDAKPGYLDIMLYSFFFGASEIVEEFFGFKLLTAEKYPFLASWTKALSQIPEVKDVIPPKAKLLELFHVMRQRHLQAKS encoded by the exons ATGGAGGGAGAGAAATCAGTGAAGTTACATGGAATGTGGGCAAGTCCTTATGTGTTGAGTGTGATACTTGCCCTTAAAATTAAGGGCATAGAGTTTGAGTATATTGAGGAAAATCTGTTCAACAAAAGTGAGTTGCTCCTGAAATATAACCCTGTGCACAAGAAAGTCCCTATTCTTGTACACAACGGGCTACCTATTTCGGAGTCAACGATCATCCTCGAATATATTGATGAGACTTGGACTGACCCTCCGCATCTCTTGCCCAAGGACCCCTACCTTAGGGCCAAACACCAGTTTTGGGCCGCGTATTTACAGCAA GTATCGGAGATGTTGGGGAAAACACTGACAGAAGGCGAAGCAACAGACGAGTTTCTTAACGAGTACACGAAGAAGATGGATGTTGCTGAAGAATTCATCAAGGCTGATATGTTCCCTAATGAAAACTATCCATCTTTCCAGGATGCGAAACCCGGATACTTGGATATAATGCTGTATTCCTTCTTCTTTGGAGCCTCTGAAATCGTGGAAGAGTTCTTTGGGTTTAAGCTTTTAACTGCAGAAAAGTACCCGTTTTTGGCGTCTTGGACCAAGGCACTGAGTCAAATCCCAGAAGTTAAAGACGTGATTCCCCCGAAGGCTAAGCTCCTTGAGCTTTTTCATGTTATGCGGCAAAGGCACCTTCAAGCAAAGTCGTAA